DNA sequence from the Rhizobium lusitanum genome:
CAGGCGCGGTCCGGCTGCCAGCGCACCAGCGCGCGCACGGCCTCCGCCGTCGTTTCAGGCGACGCGGGCAGGGCGCCGCGCATGCCAAGCACCATCAGCACCTCCATCAGGCGATGCTCGATCAATTCCGCCGGCAGCTCGCCGGATGCAATACCGTCGCCGGCATGGTGGATGGCGGCAGCCAGCACCGGATCGAGCGGCAGGTCGATCTGCGAGGCCATGCGCCCAGGCGGAAATGCCCTGACAGCGCGGCGCACGAGTTCATCGGGAAAGCTGATGAAGATGGCGCGATAGATGCCGCTCTGCGGATCGGGGTCGTTGACGACATCGCCGCGCCAGCCGGCGGGTAACACTAGCACCGTGCCTGCCGGAAAGCGCAGATGCCGCCCCATGCTGAGCACCTCCTTGGATCCTTCGACGAGAACGACGATCGATACATGGGAAAAGGCCGAGCCGGCGATCCGCTCGCGCTGCCGGGTGACGAAGGTGAAGAGCGTGGAATAGCTTTTGCCATCAGCCGGCATTGCGACCGGTCGATTGTCTTTCCCCGCCAGCCGGCGCAGCTTCTCCAATATCTGATAGGCCTCGGGCATGGCGGCGGCGTCCTGCTGATGTCGATGAGGGCAATAGTCTGGACCACGCTGCTGACGATGCCAAGCCCGCAAAGCGCCTTGTCGGTTCTCTCGGCTCCAGGTGATTCAGTTTGCGGCAACCGCTGCCATAGCTGCTTCCAGCGCGACGAGTGGACCGGTCATCGGCTGAAGAGCACTTCCGGTCAGCAGCCTTAGCGCTCCGGTCATCGACGCCTGTGCGAAGGCGACCGTCTTCGCCCCCTCGCGCTGCGCTGCATCGACTGCCTCGGCGATTGACGCCAGATAAGCCGCCTGTTCGCCAGCCCGGAACAGAGCCCAGGCGCCGTCGATCAGCCGAACCTGGATCTCAGCGCCGGTTGCCTTCGCGGCGTCCTCGAATAGTCGGGTGGTGGGGTCGATGGTCGTTCCGACGGTGCAGAGGACGACAACCTTGCCGCCCGCCTTCACGGCCGTCTCCGCCAGTACGCCATCGGCCCTGATAACAGGAACCGCGGACTGGTCGGCCGCCAGCGATGCCGCCGGGCCAAGAGTGGAGCAGTTGAGCACGACAACATCGGCCTCCTGCGCGAGACGCAGCAGGACATCAGCCGTTTCAGCCGTGATATCTGTCGTCAGCCCTCCCAACCGTTCGGCGGTCAGGAGAAGGTCGGCGCGGACATGGTGATGAAGGGCGCCAGCCGGAAGGCCAAGCTCCCTTGCTGCGTCCTCATAGATCGGGATGTTGCTTTCGGCAGTGTGCAGGCAGGCTATTTTCACGGAACTGGTCTCGCTGAGGCCACCCGAAAGGGCGGCGGTTCGCGGAGCCTAGCCTCTGACGATCTGATTGTCGACGCGTGCAATGCCGCAGATCGTGGCCGCGATTTTACCGGCGCGATCGATCTCTTCTTTGGTTGCAAGCCAGCCGCTAAGGACGATCTTGGGGCCGTCCGCAGTCACGAAAACATCCGGGCCGTCGATATCTTCGGCGATGGCCAGCGCGTTTTCCACCGCGAATTCGAGGTCGATCGTTTCAGGCGTGTTGGCGTGCGATGTAATGGGGGAGAATGAGGGTGTCATGGGTCTGATTTCCTCAGCTAGTGGTTGTCTTTCGCGTTCTATCCGTTGATATCGCCATCGCGGTATCTAGGCTGCTATCGAGCAGCGCGTCCGGAATTTTCGATCCGTATCGTCCCCTGTGGATCGTCAGGGCCTCTCTATAGGCTTCGATGAACAGGTCGATCCTGGGCCAGCTTTCCTGTGCCATATGCGTCGGCCAGAACAGAAACGCGCCTGCGGAGGATGTCGTCAATTCGCCCAGGCGGCTGGCGGGAATCTTGAAGGTGCCCTCTGGCATCTTCGCGCGGATACCGAAATCATCGATCAGCCAATCATCGTTTTCAAAGACAGGCGCCCGACTGTCCATGAGAAACGTGTCCCTGATATGACGGGACGAGCGACTTTCGAAGAATGGAATGAGGCCGACCGGGCCATCGGTGTTGCTGATCTTGCGGGGACTATCGGCAGGCATCGTCAATCCTTCCGACGTTGCTGACGGTCTGGGAGCTCGATGCGACAATTGTCGCCTACATTAACCGGGCGCGGTTTCCCGCGCACCATCAAGTAAACAGTGGCCTTAAAGGCTGTTGCTGAGCGCGGCTGCTGCGGCGCGAATTATTCGGCTTTTGCCGCAGGGGCGATCGATTCTATATCGATTTCCTGTGTCACCCGTTCCTGGGCGACTTCGTCATTGCGCATCCGGTATTGCGGGGAATTGTCCCTCGCTGGAAGGTAAGCCGTGATCCGGTAAACCTCCGCGGCCTTCGGGGAAAGGCCTTTCAGGCTCTTCAGTCGAACGGTCTCGCCGATGGGGAAACGGTGGATGGCCACGGTGCGCTACGTCTTTCCGGCCCTGTCTGTTGCAACGGCCCTGTTATCATGGCGCTTTCGCGCGAATATCGTCTATCGGGAAATGTATGTCCGGCAAGACGACGGAAACGTCGCATGCCGAACATTCTGGCTTGATTGTCAATCGAGGGATCGCGGGCTGCCAGTACATCCGTGGTCAGCGCCGCATTCCGTTCTAATCAGGCCAATCTGAGCTTGGAGATCGAGCTGCGGCCCATGCCGTCCTGCTCGATTTCGAAGATCAGCTTCTGACCTTTTTTGAGTGTTTCCAGGCCGGATTTCACCACTATTTTCGCGTGAACGAAAATAGCGACGCTGCCGTCGGTCGGCTGAATGAAGCCGTAGCCCTTTTCCAGGTCGAAATTCTTGACGATGCCATTGAACATGCTGTCTCCTTGGGCTTGGCATGGTCGACGCCGGCAGTCATGCCTTGCATATTCAGGACCATACGGTTGAGGAGATCGGCGGGTCGAGAACTCTGACGCCGCGATAAGCCAAACTGCCCAAGACGATAAAAGGACAACTACAGGATGATTAAGGCTTAATTAAGACCAGTATTGGGTGAGGAGGCGATTAGAGCGTTCGACACAGAAATCGGGCGGTGATCGGTGCAAGTGGCATCTGGTTGAAAGACGGGTAAATTTTCCTCCAGCCCACGATTTTTTGGCATGTCGCCGGTTGCCCTTCCCATCTTCCCCTCCTATGTTCCGGGTCACCTGCCGACGCAATCAATTGCCAAGAGGAGATATGACCATGGCTTTCGAATTGCCTGAACTTCCCTACGATTACGATGCTCTTTCCCCCTTCATGTCGCGTGAGACTCTCGAGTATCACCACGACAAGCATCACAAGGCCTATGTCGACAACGGCAACAAGCTGGCGGCTGAAGCTGGTCTTTCCGATCTGTCTCTCGAAGAGATCGTGAAGAAGTCCTTCGGCACCAATGCCGGTCTCTTCAACAATGCTGCCCAGCATTACAACCACGTCCATTTCTGGAAGTGGATGAAGAAGGGCGGCGGCGGCAACAAGCTGCCGGGCAAGCTCGAAGCTGCCTTCGCTTCCGATCTCGGCGGCTATGACAAGTTCAAGGCTGATTTCGCCGCTGCCGGCGCCACCCAGTTCGGCTCCGGCTGGGCCTGGGTTTCCGTCAAGAACGGCAAGCTCGAAATCTCCAAGACCCCGAACGGCGAAAACCCGCTGGTTCATGGCGCGACCCCGATCCTCGGCGTCGACGTCTGGGAACATTCCTACTACATCGACTATCGCAACCTGCGCCCGAAATACCTTGAGGCCTTCATCGATAGCCTGATCAACTGGGACTACGTCCTGGAGCGCTACGAAGCCGCCATGAAGTAAGTTTTGCCTTCCAGGCTTGCTTTTGCACCCGGCGCTGTCCAAGCGTCGGGTGTTTTCGTATCTGTCGTCCGGTTGCCATCCCGTCAGCCCAAGGAGGCTGCATGTCGTCTTCGTCCGCTCCGCTCTTCCGTTTCGGCGTCGTCGCCGATCCGCAATATGCCGCTCTCGAACCCAATCTCGAGCTCGATCGTTATCCGGCAAAGAGTCTTGCCAAACTTCAAGAGGCTATTGCGGAATTCAACCGGCACGACCTCGCCTTCGTCGTCACACTCGGGGACATCATCGACCGTCATTGGGAGAGTTTCGACGATATCCTGCCGGTCTACGCGAGCTTGCGGCATGAGCGGTATTTCCTGCTCGGCAATCACGATTTTGCGGTCGCGCCAGAGCACCTGACGAAGGTCGTAAACCGCGTCGGCCTGTCGTCGGCCTATTATGACTTCTCCCATGCCGGCTATCGTTTCATCGCCCTTGACGGCAACGAGGTCAGCCTGTTTGCCCCACCGGAAGGCGACCCGCGTCGCGATGAGGCCAAGGCGTTGATGAAGGCGCTGGATGACGCCGGCGCGCCGAATTCGCATCGCTGGAACGGTGCCATCAGCAACACGCAATATGACTGGCTCGCCGCCAAGCTGAACGAGGCGAAGGCCGCCGGCGAGAAAGTCGTGGTCATGAACCACTATCCGGTTTTCCCGGAGAATTCGCACGACGCACTCGACAGCGAACGCATGCTGGCGCTGCTCTCACGGCATGATCACGTCGTCGCCTATCTCAATGGTCATAATCACGCCGGGAATTTCGGCACCGTCGGTGGAACTTACTTCATTAATTTCAAAGGCATGGTCGATACCGAAGACAACAGCGCCTATGCGATTGTCGCGGTCTACGAGGATCGGCTGGAGATTGCCGGCTTCGGGCGGGAAGAGAGCAGGGTGCTGTCCCTGAGCTAACGTTTTATTTCGCCGCCACCCGCATCTCCGCCACGTCCCGCTTTGGCGGCATGATGCTTCAGGCCTGGGCATTCACCTGCCATCCGTTCACCCAGACCTGCCGCAACCGATCCCCTTCGCCCTTGAACCATTGTCCCGCCGCTTCGCAGCTTTCGATCCGGTCGCTGCGGAAATTGCGGATGGCCTGGCGCAACTCGCACCAGGCGACGATGTTGGCGGTTTCGGCGTAATAGATCAGGGCGATCGGGCGGATGATGCGCTCGGTGGCGCGGCCGAGTTCGTCGCGATAGGAGAGATCCAGTTTCTCCTCGTCGCGGATGGCGCGGCGCACCAGCGCGAGATCGATGGCGCCGGCCAAAGGCGCGGCAAAGCCCCAGGCGTGCAGAGCGTTGGCCTCGAATGTCTGGCGCAGCGGCGGCGGTACCGCGCCGGCGATCTTGGCGCTGACGCGCTTGGCCGCGAGCTTCAGCTCGTCGTCCCCGGTGCGCTCCAGCAGCGCCAGCGCCAGCACGATCGCCTCCATCTCTTCAATCGAAAACATCAGCGGCGGCAGATCGAAGCCGGGCCGCATGATATAGCCGATGCCACGCCCGCCCTCGATCGGCACGCGCATCGCCTGCAGGGCGACGATGTCGCGATAGACCGAGCGAACCGTCACTTCCAGCCGCTCGGCGATGACGGCCGCCGTCACCGGCTTTTTCGCCAGCCGCAGGATCTGGATGATCTCGAACAGGCGTGACGCCTTGCGCATTTCATCCTCCGGGCTTGAAGGCTCCTGACAACACCCTGTCAGTTGGGCTGAACTATAAGACTGCCTATCAAATTGAAAATCAACAAATTCCTCTGCGGCTCGCCCGCACGAGACGATAGGCAACTGACATGGGCTACACCGAAAATCTCTGGCTTTTCTTTCTCCTTCTCTTCGGCATCATCATCGTTCCGGGCATGGACATGCTCTTCGTGCTTGCCAATTCGCTGACTGGCGGGCGCAACAGAGGGTTGGCCGCGACGGGCGGCATCATGCTGGGCGGCGCGGTGCATTCGCTGAACGGCGCGCTCGGCGTCGGCCTACTGATGCATTTCGTGCCGGTTCTCTTCAATCCGCTGCTTCTTGCCGGCGCCGGCTACATGGCCTTTATCGGCATTACGCTGATGCGCAGCTCGATCACCGTCGGCGATCAGGGGCCAGCCGGCAGCCGTTCCGGCTGGAAGGCCTTTCGCCAGGGTGCGGTCACCTGCCTGATCAACCCCAAGGCCTATCTCTTCATCCTTGCCGTCTATCCGCAGTTCCTGAAGCCGGACTACGGTCCGATCTGGATACAAGCGACGATCATGGGGTTGATGACCGTCGCCACGCAGTTGCTCATCTATGGCGGTCTTGCCGTCACCGCTGGCCGTAGCCGCGATCTGTTGGTTGCCAATCCTGGAGCGACGGCTTTTGCCGGGCGTGCCGCCGGGCTGCTCTTGTTCGCGGTATCGGTCTTCACTGTATGGGAAGGCTGGAGGATGGTTTGAGGGCCGGCATATGTCTCGAATATGACACTGATTTTGCTCAGCTCTCACCACTTTGTGACTTCATCGACTGCGCGGAAATCGGCAAACATGCTAGCGTGGCAATGCGCCAACCGCATCAGCGGTCTTGATCACGCAGGCAGAGGTAGGAGAAGCATATGAAATGGAGAGCGATTGTGGTGGCGACGGCTCTGGCCGGCGTTGCCTTTGGTTCGGTCCTGGCGGCCGATAGCGGCACGCATGATGCCCGTATTGCATTGATGAAGAAGATCGGCGGCGCGACTGGCGCTCTCGGCGCCATCGCCAAGGGCGACAAGCCCTATGACGCCGCTATCGTCAAGGCCTCGCTGACGACGATCGCCGAGACGGTCAAGGCTTTCCCGGATCAGTTCAACCCCGACAGCGACAAGACCGATGCCGAGGTCAATCCGAAGATCTGGGACAATCTCGACGACTTCAAGGCCAAGGCCGCCAAGCTGTCCACCGATGCCGAGACAGCCCTTGCGCAGCTCCCGGCCGATCAGGCAGGCGTTGGCGCGACGCTGAAGACCCTGGGCGGCAGTTGCGGCGCCTGTCATCAGGCCTACCGCATCAAGAAGGACTAGCGGTAGGCCGGCATCGTCCGGACATCAGATTATGCATCCGCACCGGCTTTGCCGCCGGTGTGGATGTCAGTATTTCATGATGCAGGCTGAGTGGAGGGGGTGAGGCATGATTGCGCGTTTTGTCCGGTGGCTGCTCTGTCTTGTCGGCCTCGCCATCATCGGCCTCGGCACCTTCTATGTCGTCACCGCGCCATCGCCCTTGCCGGCAAGCCATTGGGCAAGCCTCGGCGATCCCGATATCAAGAATGGCGAGATGGTGTTCTGGGCGGGCGGCTGCACGAGCTGTCATGCGGCATCCGGCGCGCAAGGCGACGCCAAGCTGGTGTTGTCCGGCGGGCTGGCGCTGGCCAGCCCCTTCGGCACCTTCCATGTCCCGAACATCTCGCCGGACGAGCAGGCTGGCCTCGGCAACTGGTCGCTGGCCGATTTCGGCAATGCCATGAAGCGCGGTGTCGGCAAAAACGGCGAACATCTCTATCCGTCATTCCCCTACGGCTCCTATGCGCGCATGAGCGACAAGGACATCAACGACCTCTGGGGCTTCCTGAAGACCCTGCCGAAGAGCGACAATGTCGCCCCGCCGCATGAGCTGCCGTTCCCCTTCAATATCAGGTTGGCGCTTGGCGGCTGGAAATTCCTCTATTTCAACGATCAGCCCCGTGTCGTCCTCGCCAGTGCCGACGACAAGATCAAGCGTGGCCAATATCTGGTCGAAGGTCCGGGCCATTGCGGCGAGTGTCATACCCCGCGCGACGGGCTCGGTGGCTTCCTGAAAGACCAGTGGCTCGCCGGCGCACCAAACCCGGAAGGCAAGGGCAACATTCCCGACATCACCCCCGGCTCGAAGGCGATTGGCAGCTGGAGTGCCGGCGATATCGCCACCTACCTCGAAACCGGTTTTACCCCCGACTATGATTCCGCCGGTGGCTCGATGGCCGAAGTGCAGCAGAATATCGCGCACCTCCCGGCCGCTGACCGCGAGGCGATCGCGGCTTATCTGAAGGCGCTGCCGGCGCGGTGAGGGGCCGAATGGTCCCTCTTTAACGTCGCCTTGCCATATAGAGGTGCGTCTCGTAATGAAGCTCGAACTCTCCACCATGCGCAGCGATCGTCTCCGCAATCGCTCCAAGTAGAAGCTCCCTCTGCCTATCCGCCAGAAGCCGATGACCTGAGAGCGTTCGCAGCAGATCGGTGTAGCTTGCTGCACTATGCATTCGGCTCCAGGGATAGCAGCGGTGTGCTACCGGCCCGAAATAGTTGGACTCTTCGAACAGCGCCGCGAAAGGGCCATCCGGCAAATACCAAGCCTCCGCCGGCGGGCCGGCGAGGGATGGAGCGTATTGCGAATAGACGCGGGCGAATTCCGGGCCGAGGGGTGATGCCGGCGGCAGCGGCACGTTACCGAAAACCGCAAGTGTTCCGTCGGCTGTGAGCTGGGCGGCCGTCTTGGCAAACCGGATCTCTGGTGCAACCCAGTGAAAGGACTGGGCGGCGATCGCCAGCTTGAAGGCTGCCGCTTCACCCGACCAGGCTTCGAAGGTCGACGTCGTGAAGCGGATATTGGGAAAGTCAGCCAGGTTTTCCCTTGCGATGCCGATCAGGTCCGAACCGGGATCCAGCGCGAGGACCGAAAAGCCGCGTCGTGCAAACCCTTGCGTCGCCTGTCCCGTGCCGCAGCCGATTTCGAGGATGCGATCCGTAGCGGCGAAACCGGCGAAGGTGACGATGTCATCGAAGAGCGCCTCGGGATAGACGGGGCGGGCGCCGCCATAAAGAGCTGCCACGCCGTCGAAAGTAAACCGCTGTTCCAAGGGGATATCCTCAGTTGAGAAATCGCCGATGCGCAGCCATTTTTATAGCGCATTTCCGTTGAATTTTACAGCCCGGTGAGCTTGGGATGCAGCAACGGGAGAGGGTGATCTTGGACGCCGCGGTGAAGCATGAGGTTCCTTATTTCAGCCAATGGGAAACGCCTGACATGACGCTGGCCGTGGTGGCTGAGGGCGCGCCGGCAGCGCTGCTGAAAGATCCGCTTTGGGCATCTTCAGGGGCTCGCACTGTCGAGGACTACGCGCGTTGGGCCGGCAATCTCTGCGGCATGGCCTGCCTGAAGATGGTTCTTGCCGCCCGCACGGGCCTGATAGTGCCGATCATGGATCTGGCCATGGGATGCAAGGACTATGGCGGTTATGTCGAGGAGGTCGATGGCAAGATCAAAGGATTGATCTATGCGCCCTTCGTTCCCTTCGTCAAAGATCGTTTCGGCTTGAACGCCAGGGTCGTCACGGGGATTTCGGTCGCAGATATCGGCGACATCCTGACGCAATCCGAATTCTTCATCGCGTCCGTGCACCATTCCATCCGCTGGTCGGATACCGCGCCGCCATCAAAGGGTGGACATCTTGTTTTGGTGACGGCAGTCAACGCAGGCTCGGTTCGCTTTCACAATCCCTCCGGGCACGAAGTTGCTACGCGCGAGAATGTGGAGCTGCCGCTGGAGATATTCGGCCGATTCTTCGCCGGGCGCGGGATCGCCATCGATCGCTGACGATAGGAAGGTCAACGGCGATCCCGGTCGTGGCCAGTTAGGCCAGTGCCTGGAGATAGCGCATCCCGGTAACCGGGCGTGGCTTGAAATCCATATTTTCGTAGAAACGGTGCGCCTGAGAATTGCCGGTCGCCGCACCGACGGAGAGGAAGCTGCATCCGGCCTTGCGGGCGACGTCACGGGCGCGATCGACGAGATGCTGGCCGATGCCATGGCCGCGATGGCCGTCGCGCACGAAGAGATGATGCAGGTCCATGCCGCGCTGGCCTTCCTGCGCCTTGTAGAGCGGCACTAGGATGGCGTAGCCGATCAGTCCATCTTCGCCTTCGGCCACCAGTGCCGTGATCCATGGCATCGGGCCGAAGAGATCGCGTTCGAGCTGCTCGGGCGTCGCGCCGGAGGGATCGCCGTGATGGGCTGCCAGCAGCCTGATCATGTCGTTCAGTTCCGGCATGTCGCGCGGATGCGCGTTGCGGATGGTGAGCACCGGCGGGCGGAGAAGGGAAATTTCGCTATCGTCTAGCATGGCATTTCGCGTCCTTGTTTCGAATGAGCCGTCAGGACGCTGCTGATACAACAAAGCCGCCTGACGGCGGCTTGTTGACAATATGATCTGTCTAAGCCGCCCTTTACAGGTACAGCCAAAAATACGTGCAGGTGTTGAGCGCGTGCTTGATCATGGGCGCATCAATGATCCGGAATGGCGGATTTGTCAATGGGACCCCGCCGATGACCATGGGCGCCAACCTTTAGGCATCGAGATCGCCGCAAGCGCGCGTCAGCCTGTCGCATCCGCGCCTCATCAAGCGAGGGTTGCTCTTGGCGCTGAATATAGTATACCCCCTATATTATAAATGAGGTCGCCATGTCCCATACCGTTCGCGAGCAAGCCAAACTTCTTTCCCGTGTCCGTCGCCTGAAGG
Encoded proteins:
- a CDS encoding class I SAM-dependent methyltransferase, whose product is MEQRFTFDGVAALYGGARPVYPEALFDDIVTFAGFAATDRILEIGCGTGQATQGFARRGFSVLALDPGSDLIGIARENLADFPNIRFTTSTFEAWSGEAAAFKLAIAAQSFHWVAPEIRFAKTAAQLTADGTLAVFGNVPLPPASPLGPEFARVYSQYAPSLAGPPAEAWYLPDGPFAALFEESNYFGPVAHRCYPWSRMHSAASYTDLLRTLSGHRLLADRQRELLLGAIAETIAAHGGEFELHYETHLYMARRR
- a CDS encoding helix-turn-helix domain-containing protein, giving the protein MPEAYQILEKLRRLAGKDNRPVAMPADGKSYSTLFTFVTRQRERIAGSAFSHVSIVVLVEGSKEVLSMGRHLRFPAGTVLVLPAGWRGDVVNDPDPQSGIYRAIFISFPDELVRRAVRAFPPGRMASQIDLPLDPVLAAAIHHAGDGIASGELPAELIEHRLMEVLMVLGMRGALPASPETTAEAVRALVRWQPDRAWTADLIAIELGTSNATLRRRLSREGSSLRDVLASERVALATTLLAEDGLSLREAALATGYRSPRRFAERLRGI
- a CDS encoding LysE family translocator, with protein sequence MGYTENLWLFFLLLFGIIIVPGMDMLFVLANSLTGGRNRGLAATGGIMLGGAVHSLNGALGVGLLMHFVPVLFNPLLLAGAGYMAFIGITLMRSSITVGDQGPAGSRSGWKAFRQGAVTCLINPKAYLFILAVYPQFLKPDYGPIWIQATIMGLMTVATQLLIYGGLAVTAGRSRDLLVANPGATAFAGRAAGLLLFAVSVFTVWEGWRMV
- a CDS encoding superoxide dismutase, with the translated sequence MAFELPELPYDYDALSPFMSRETLEYHHDKHHKAYVDNGNKLAAEAGLSDLSLEEIVKKSFGTNAGLFNNAAQHYNHVHFWKWMKKGGGGNKLPGKLEAAFASDLGGYDKFKADFAAAGATQFGSGWAWVSVKNGKLEISKTPNGENPLVHGATPILGVDVWEHSYYIDYRNLRPKYLEAFIDSLINWDYVLERYEAAMK
- a CDS encoding BON domain-containing protein encodes the protein MTPSFSPITSHANTPETIDLEFAVENALAIAEDIDGPDVFVTADGPKIVLSGWLATKEEIDRAGKIAATICGIARVDNQIVRG
- a CDS encoding GNAT family N-acetyltransferase, producing the protein MLDDSEISLLRPPVLTIRNAHPRDMPELNDMIRLLAAHHGDPSGATPEQLERDLFGPMPWITALVAEGEDGLIGYAILVPLYKAQEGQRGMDLHHLFVRDGHRGHGIGQHLVDRARDVARKAGCSFLSVGAATGNSQAHRFYENMDFKPRPVTGMRYLQALA
- a CDS encoding C39 family peptidase, with translation MQQRERVILDAAVKHEVPYFSQWETPDMTLAVVAEGAPAALLKDPLWASSGARTVEDYARWAGNLCGMACLKMVLAARTGLIVPIMDLAMGCKDYGGYVEEVDGKIKGLIYAPFVPFVKDRFGLNARVVTGISVADIGDILTQSEFFIASVHHSIRWSDTAPPSKGGHLVLVTAVNAGSVRFHNPSGHEVATRENVELPLEIFGRFFAGRGIAIDR
- a CDS encoding helix-turn-helix transcriptional regulator → MRKASRLFEIIQILRLAKKPVTAAVIAERLEVTVRSVYRDIVALQAMRVPIEGGRGIGYIMRPGFDLPPLMFSIEEMEAIVLALALLERTGDDELKLAAKRVSAKIAGAVPPPLRQTFEANALHAWGFAAPLAGAIDLALVRRAIRDEEKLDLSYRDELGRATERIIRPIALIYYAETANIVAWCELRQAIRNFRSDRIESCEAAGQWFKGEGDRLRQVWVNGWQVNAQA
- a CDS encoding aspartate/glutamate racemase family protein, with translation MKIACLHTAESNIPIYEDAARELGLPAGALHHHVRADLLLTAERLGGLTTDITAETADVLLRLAQEADVVVLNCSTLGPAASLAADQSAVPVIRADGVLAETAVKAGGKVVVLCTVGTTIDPTTRLFEDAAKATGAEIQVRLIDGAWALFRAGEQAAYLASIAEAVDAAQREGAKTVAFAQASMTGALRLLTGSALQPMTGPLVALEAAMAAVAAN
- a CDS encoding cold-shock protein, with product MFNGIVKNFDLEKGYGFIQPTDGSVAIFVHAKIVVKSGLETLKKGQKLIFEIEQDGMGRSSISKLRLA
- a CDS encoding metallophosphoesterase, with product MSSSSAPLFRFGVVADPQYAALEPNLELDRYPAKSLAKLQEAIAEFNRHDLAFVVTLGDIIDRHWESFDDILPVYASLRHERYFLLGNHDFAVAPEHLTKVVNRVGLSSAYYDFSHAGYRFIALDGNEVSLFAPPEGDPRRDEAKALMKALDDAGAPNSHRWNGAISNTQYDWLAAKLNEAKAAGEKVVVMNHYPVFPENSHDALDSERMLALLSRHDHVVAYLNGHNHAGNFGTVGGTYFINFKGMVDTEDNSAYAIVAVYEDRLEIAGFGREESRVLSLS
- a CDS encoding c-type cytochrome, producing the protein MKWRAIVVATALAGVAFGSVLAADSGTHDARIALMKKIGGATGALGAIAKGDKPYDAAIVKASLTTIAETVKAFPDQFNPDSDKTDAEVNPKIWDNLDDFKAKAAKLSTDAETALAQLPADQAGVGATLKTLGGSCGACHQAYRIKKD
- a CDS encoding c-type cytochrome: MIARFVRWLLCLVGLAIIGLGTFYVVTAPSPLPASHWASLGDPDIKNGEMVFWAGGCTSCHAASGAQGDAKLVLSGGLALASPFGTFHVPNISPDEQAGLGNWSLADFGNAMKRGVGKNGEHLYPSFPYGSYARMSDKDINDLWGFLKTLPKSDNVAPPHELPFPFNIRLALGGWKFLYFNDQPRVVLASADDKIKRGQYLVEGPGHCGECHTPRDGLGGFLKDQWLAGAPNPEGKGNIPDITPGSKAIGSWSAGDIATYLETGFTPDYDSAGGSMAEVQQNIAHLPAADREAIAAYLKALPAR